The Epinephelus fuscoguttatus linkage group LG7, E.fuscoguttatus.final_Chr_v1 DNA window CTCAAGGGcaggaaaataaagacaatgagCACGTGCAAAATAACGGCAGTTTCTCTAATGGTTACTTAATGCTGGCTCCAAAAATGAGTCAGACACCCATGTTGAAATACCCAACcttgcagcagaaataaacaagtttacagcctgatacaaaaacagttttggtctctatagctggTTTCCCCCTTTATGACAACTGTCTGGGGGCCGAACTTTTATACAACTCACCcgttcacattttattaaggcttaaaattatgcataattaaggatGGGGCCATCTGCGAGGTGTCACCACAGTTTATGACACCccacagctccatcctctcgtccaaatatggtctcTTCTGGCCCCCCAACAActaagatggcgatggccaacaTGCAGAAGGGttcaaaatgggagtctacaaacaaatgggtgacgtcacattGACTATGTCCaatttttttatacagtctatggtcacaAGACAAAAAGCTGCTTTAAAGTATGCATAATTTCTGCTAAATGggctaaaacatgcaaaaacaggACTTTTATATGTGTATGTTATTACCTTCTGAGTCACTGCTGAGGTGGCTGAAGTGGGAGCTGTACAGTGAGCCTGAATCTGAAGAGTGGGGGAAAAGTCTTTCTGTGCTTCTGGAGCACACATTGCAcctaaggacacacacacacacacacacacacacacacaaaacaaagaatTTTCACTCTGCTTGTAAGTCTGTGAAATAACAAGCTCCTCGACCTTGACACCAGCCAGAGGCAGCTGCCTCAGACAAAGGCAGAGGCATTGTACATGCTAATGGGAGACAGAGGCTCACCTTTCATCTAGATCAAGTTCCTCTTGCTGTGGATCCTACCCTCCTTGAGGTGCACCCAACACCCGAGTCCCCGCTGCAGGTGGTAGCAGTTACAGTGTCTCTAGCAGTGAATTTGAACTACCTGACTGGTGCGTTAATAATAATGACTCTGCTCGCAGGGACACTTTTTCACTTTCTCGTTAAAGAGTTTAAGGTCAGCGAGGTCAAAATAGCTCTCATCCTTAGACAGCTTAGATAAGAATGAGGTCTTACAGAAAGGCTTTGAGTACATTTAGTCACTAGAAAATGTAACAGGCTTTCATTTATGGAGGTTTATGTTATTTTGGGCGTCTTCCAACACTGCCACCTTGCACCCGCATTTTCATGGTCACTACTTTTGATATCCAAGATGAGTCACTTATAAGAGATAAACAAATGGGACTCATGGAGAGGTGCTATATACAAAATATGTTTGAGGTCACATGACGCTGGAAACTAAAGTGATGAATATGGATCCTTAATTCATAGATAAAGTCACCTCGGTGATACAGGAAAAGTACGAGAATGCTCCCACGCTCCCAGATAgttgctgtttgctgtttttagttTTAAGTGTTAAAACTCCTCCACATCACAAATGTTTAATCTGGTGTGCACACTGTAATTTTCTTATGCACACTGTAATTTGAGAGTCTCTTTTGTGTTTGTCATTAATTGCACCGTGTATACACCCGTCTTTGTGTCAGTAGTTTTGTGTTTTACCCTGAGAGGCAGCGTGTCCTATCTCTCGGGCTGGAGAGCAGCGGGTCTGCTGGTAGATACTGAACTATGCCTGCATAGCTCCTGTTGCTCAGGTACACCATTGTGCCTAGACAAAGGAGAGCAATTAGGTTAGCTGAAAATGCACAACACTGCATGAATAGACAACACTTTTAAAGAGAATGTAAGCAGGGAATATGGTTTTGTGGCACATAATGTGCATGTGCGTCACATGAAGTCCTTTCATCTTAGCTGTACCGCTATCTGTGACGGTTTCAGAATTAATTTTTAACTTTCACCTAAAAACAGATGCAGAGAATCTAAAAGCATCTTGTGTAATTTCCCATGCAGTCATTTGTGTTCTCTAAATGAATCATCAGTCCACACCTGAGTAGTCATATCGGAGAGGTCCCATCCAGCGGTGTTTCTCACTCTCAGCCAGCACGTCACCGTAGAAGCCATAGCCCAACAGAGACACTGAGTAGCGCACCAGGGCAGAAGATTGATGGACTGAACACACATCCAAAGGCTGAGAGTCTCCTGCAAGGTGTTACAGGAATAAGAAAGGGCATGAGGGCTTTATCATGGAGCTCAGAGTGAACAAATTTTTTTAGGTATTTTAAGAATAACGCTTTGATTTAGTGAgttattttaaagaaaatcctTCCTCACCAATGATGATGTGCAAAGCCGAAGTGACAGGGTCGATCACTCCCACTGTGgcataacacacacagtctgtagAACCTACAGCAGATATAACAGAGCAGGATGAGTGTGTCACTGCTCTAACTCCATCattaattcatattttaaggGATAGTACAGactttttgaagtggggttgtttgaggtacttatccatagtcagtgtgttacctacagtagatggtggtcagtacgcccccagtttggagaagcaggcagaagGAGCCTATCGTCACGAAgactaagcaatgtactgctgtggacagggccGGAAGTAAAAACTTATTTTAGCTACCCAAAAAAGGCCTTCCTAAAAGTAAATGGTTTAAATATACgatatatttagaatattttcaccgctttagCTTGCTGTCAGACAGGCCTCTCCGATGAGAAGGTGAACTAACAGTGAaacttgacaaaaacagtaattttattttgcaggaaacaggagttgctggtctactgctgcctcatttgattagtctgtttgtgttattatgtgactttggtATTTAAAAGGGTTGATTCTGAGTCACCgaatcatatcatatcataagATAACACAAATAAAGAAACAGTCGTCAGCAGTCGACCAGCAACTCTTATGTTcagcaaagtaaaattactgctttggtcaatggagtctggtggctgaGAAGAGAGCAATATAAGAGCTTCAGTTACCAGTCGCAAAGGGCTGTGTGACGGCAAGGTAAAGCGGTCAAGTTTTCTGAATATGGTGTGCACTTAAACCAATACTGATTTTTGTAGATGGGCCTTTTTTaaatggctaaaatatgttttgctgctgcctccattcaTCACAGTGCATTACTTAGCTTCAGTGGTGGCACCCCTacctgcctctccaaactgggggcccACTTCTGTAGGTTACACActaactatggataagtacctcatacaacaccacttcaaaaaatcttgactatccctttaacagcaGTGTCATTACCTGCAGGGATGATGCCAATGTGAAGCGGACAGGGCTGTAGGGTGACAGTGGGATCATTCTCACAAAGGCCTGCTTCTTGTTGTGTCCGCCCAATCAAACCGTGAAGTATTTCGCTGAACATGCCatccccacccacacacaccacactgttataaacaaacacaagagtTTCTGTTGTGAAAGCACCTCCCTGAATTCTCTCATACCACAGTGTTTACTTTGTGGTGCTGGTGGCTCTTACCCATCAAAGCCCGTCAGGTCTTTCTTCAGGAGGTGGTCTCTGGCCTGGTTTGCCTGCTCCGTCACTAAACAATAAATGGTGTGATTACATATAGACTGCCAGTCACTTTCATTGATTATTTCTTAAAGAAGTAGGTCTCTAAGGCCATCTATGAGACACAGTTTAGTTGTTTTTTACCTATTACATGAGAGCTGATACCAGCCAGCTCAAAAAGAGGGGCAACCAGAGAATGGTAgatcttccttcctttcttcttccCTCCAAATGGGTTGATAAACACCAATAGCCTGTTTGGACGCAACGGACCTGAAAGACATATTTGGAATGTCAAAGGTTGTTGAGAGCCAGCAAACTCTGAaggatttaaaaatgaatttctAATCATCCATCCTTACTGTGAGTCTTGACGGCAGTTCTCAAGTGTTTCGTCCACTGGTCTCTGAGCACCCGACTGAGGCAGCTGAACTGGGTCCGGCCCAGTCTCCATAGTAACCCATAAGAGCTCCCGCTGCTGCTGCGCTTCACGTAGAAAACTGGGAGTAaatgacagataaaaaaaacaaaaccatggTGTAAAACGACAACATCACCTGCTAAAATGTAAGGAATTACAGGCACATATTTGACTAAACTGTAAAGCTTGAGCACCGTGCACCTGTATGCAAGTTACCCATGTTCTTACAGACGACATGTCATGCTTCAGGCTGTGTTATTATTTACTACAGCACTGACTGTGGCCGTGGGTTTGTGATGCCTGAGAGTCTCCCAAGAGAACCCACCTGTAAAGTCTTTGTCTGTGTCCTCGACTGACTTCTGGGGAAGGATCTCCACTCGGCCATCCTCCACTCCAACCAACTCCGCCACAGGTACTGAAACTTGaatcatacagacacacacacagagcactaAAACATCAGTGCTTTTTTGCATACCATGAATAGTATATTTAAATCACTGGAAAAGACTGCAGACCTCCCTCACACATGTTTACTTTTCAAAGCAGGTGtcaaagcacaggtgtaaaatgAATAATGGCTGCATCACAATTAGTTGTTCCAATGCTGGGAATCTCTTGTAGGAAAAACACAAGTGTTACTAATAATGTTGATGATGGCTGCATTATATTTGGCAGCTTCAGGTTCAGTGTCCTGATATTATGCATGGTGACTCACTGGCACACCTAATAAGAGTGGGGCCACCTATCCAGATTATTACTCACACCTAGCctataaaa harbors:
- the zgc:158263 gene encoding ceramide kinase family protein; the protein is METDLRLESSLWVGNKRYRAVLTGWHFNWTEVDKKNRDKKTISVPVAELVGVEDGRVEILPQKSVEDTDKDFTVFYVKRSSSGSSYGLLWRLGRTQFSCLSRVLRDQWTKHLRTAVKTHSPLRPNRLLVFINPFGGKKKGRKIYHSLVAPLFELAGISSHVIVTEQANQARDHLLKKDLTGFDGVVCVGGDGMFSEILHGLIGRTQQEAGLCENDPTVTLQPCPLHIGIIPAGSTDCVCYATVGVIDPVTSALHIIIGDSQPLDVCSVHQSSALVRYSVSLLGYGFYGDVLAESEKHRWMGPLRYDYSGTMVYLSNRSYAGIVQYLPADPLLSSPRDRTRCLSGCNVCSRSTERLFPHSSDSGSLYSSHFSHLSSDSEGEWVSVEGRFRCVSLTCMSSSCPKSPLGLSPSAHLADGTGDLILVWDTHPLGFLKFLYRHTSSQDQFDLPFVEVHRVKAVRFSLPPNKEEDPYEEIRETNGVVDEEERGDIETVSRNGSQQHLAEGGTGRDMTKEQKAANPFMCGLCCSKAPAVSVWNCDGEILPSTEILSRIHGQLVRLYARGIEDKAAIHNCSGEGLV